In Ananas comosus cultivar F153 unplaced genomic scaffold, ASM154086v1, whole genome shotgun sequence, a genomic segment contains:
- the LOC109704935 gene encoding uncharacterized protein LOC109704935: protein MCRKNEACALVCTWPADCGPAPGPACAWFARGPRPGTAHGPQPVQGARGLHAARGSRPAARAWPARSEKPARALRPARPTRPARSRGPRVACAARGQRVAWAQGAARVACAARGKRVARALARPARVLRGPRPARGPGAG from the coding sequence atgtgcAGAAAAAACGAAGCCTGCGCGCTGGTTTGCACGTGGCCCGCGGACTGCGGACCTGCTCCTGGCCCAGCCTGCGCCTGGTTTGCACGTGGCCCGCGGCCTGGCACTGCCCACGGCCCACAGCCCGTGCAGGGTGCTCGCGGCCTGCATGCGGCGCGCGGCTCGCGGCCCGCGGCCCGCGCGTGGCCTGCACGCAGCGAGAAGCCCGCAAGGGCCCTGCGGCCCGCGCGGCCCACGCGGCCCGCGCGCTCGCGAGGCCCGCGCGTGGCCTGCGCGGCCCGCGGCCAGCGCGTGGCCTGGGCGCAGGGCGCGGCCCGTGTGGCCTGCGCGGCCCGCGGCAAGCGCGTGGCCCGAGCGCTCGCGAGGCCCGCGCGTGTCCTGCGCGGCCCGCGGCCAGCGCGTGGCCCGGGCGCTGGCTAG
- the LOC109704937 gene encoding mRNA-decapping enzyme-like protein: MSQGEKLIPNFDPQVIKELNLTVLRRIDPFVEEILFIASHVALYVLNVELMQWRRKDVDGALFVVKRNNQARFQFIVLNRRGPDNLVEDLLGDFEYEVQVPYLFYKNAAKEINGIWFYDPDECQAASNLFR; encoded by the exons ATGTCGCAGGGCGAGAAGTTGATCCCCAACTTCGATCCTCAGGTCATCAAAGAGCTAAATCTCACCGTGCTACGGAGAATCGACCCCTTCGTCGAGGAGATCCTTTTCATCGCCTCTCACGTAGCCCTCTACGTGCTCAATGTCGAGCTCATGCAATGG AGACGCAAAGATGTCGATGGGGCGCTCTTTGTCGTCAAGAG AAATAACCAAGCCAGGTTTCAGTTCATTGTCCTGAATCGGCGCGGGCCAG ATAATCTGGTGGAGGATCTTTTGGGAGATTTTGAGTATGAAGTTCAGGTTCCTTATTTGTTCTACAAGAATGCAGCCAAAGAAATAAATGGCATATGGTTTTACGATCCAGATGAGTGTCAGGCTGCTTCTAATCTTTTCAGAAG